CGGCCGTGAAGCCGACATACGCCCGCGCGTTGGCATCCTTGCGTAAGGCCATGACCATCGCGCCGACACCGGTTCCCTCGTCCTGGTACATGACCTCCCAGCGCTCGAGACCGAGGAAGTTCGGCATGCCGAAGACCGCGATGTACGAATTGCCAAGACGACGGAGGAACCGCGGCTCGGGGCCGAACGCGAGCTTCCGCACCCGAGAGTGCAGGCCGTCTGCGCCTACGATGAGCTCGAAGCGGCGAGAAGCTGCGCGCTCGAACGTCACGTCGACCCCCGACGTGTTCTGAGTGAGCGACGCGACCGAATCGTCGAAGAGATACTCCACCCGGTTGCCCACGACCTCGTGCAGCACGCGGCAAAGGTCGTCGCGCATGATTTCAACATCGGGGCTCTCGAAACGCCCGCCCGTGAGGGTGCGCTCCTCGCTTCGGTGTGTCTCCTTGCCGTTGGCGTCGACCATCGAGAACCCCGTCAGCCTGGTGCTGTGCTCGCGGAGCCTGGCGAGGATGCCCATACGTTCCGCGACCGTGAGCGCCGGCCCACGCACGTCGAGCGCCTGCCCACCCGGACGCAGGTGTGGCGCACGTTCGACGACGGTGATGTCGAAGCCGTAGCGCGCAAGCCAGTAGGCGATGGTGAGACCGGAGACGCTGGCGCCGGATACCAGCACGCGGGGGATCCTTGGAGTCGTAGAGGACATGGACCCTCAGGTACACTTCCGGAATCGAACCGTCCAAGACATTGATTGAACGAATATGATACCTCTTGAGCAACGATAGAACTCATGGAACTCCGACATCTGCGCTACTTCGTCACCATCGCCGAGGAGCAAAGCTTCCGTCGCGCGGCCGGGCGACTCCACGTCTCGCAGTCGCCGCTGAGCCGGCAAATGAAGGACCTCGAGGACGAGATGGGCGTTGAACTCTTCGCGCCCGAGGGGCGAGGAATCAAGCTCACGGCTGCTGGGAAGGTTTTCGCGGAGAGAGCCAGAAGCATCCTTGGGAGCGTCGACACGGCCATTGAGGAAGCCAAGGGAATCGCCGAAGGCAGACTTGGCACCGTGGTCATCGGCTTTGAAACGGGGACGACCTTCGTGGGTGCATTGTTGTCCCTCGTCGCGGCGCTTCGCCGACGAACGCCCCGTGTCGGCCTGCAACTCGTCCCCATGAGCAGCCTCGAGCAGTGGACGGCGCTGAGGCAGGGGACGATTACCTTCGGCTATGGTGCATACGCGCCCAGTGACGACTCCTTGGGTCACCTGGAGATGAGCCGTGACCGGCTCGGGGTGCTTCTCTCCTCTGAGCATCGGCTCGCACGACTTGGGAAAATCCGGCTTCGAGACCTTGAGAACGAGCGCGTGCTACTCCAGCCACGTCATCTCTATCCGCGGCTCCACGCGGACATCATCATGGCGGCGCGCGCACAGGGCGCGACGCTGCACGTGACGGCGGAGGTGCTCGACCTGGAGGCGCTCCTGGCACTGGTCGTTATCGGCGACGCGATTACCTTCCTGACGGAGAAGTTCTGGGAGCCAGCATCGCAAGCCTCGTTGATGTGGCGGCCCGTGGAGGACCTCCACATCAACCTGAGTGAGTTCGTCACATGGCGCGTGGAGGACGCCGATACGCCCGTGGTGCGAGCGCTGCTCGAGAGTGCACGCGAAGTGAGTCCGTTCCCGCAAGGCACCGCGGACCGCACGCGCTCCTCCAAGGCTAGGCCGCGGCGGAAATGCTCTTGACGTCCACGTTCCCCTCGAAGGCCAGCTTCTCGAGGGCGCGCGCGGCGACCTGCCCGCTCTTGAGCTGCTGAATCTCCGAGGAGACCTTCCGGGCGCGGGCTCGCAGCGACTCGTCGGCCAGGAGTGCCTGCAACTCGGCGCGGATCCGCTCGGGAGTCGCCTTCTCCAGGGGCAGGTAGCGCCCGAGCCCCGCGCGCTCGACCAGCGACGCGTTGAGGGTCTGGTCTCCAACGAGGGGGATGACCAGCATGGGCAGACCCGTGTACAGGGCGCGACCCACCGCGCCCCAACCCCCGTGGGTGATCAACGCCCGGGCCTTGGGGAACACCTCGTCGTGGGGAACGTAGCGCTCGATGCGGATGTGGGAGCCGAGCCCGGAGGGAACATCCGAGG
Above is a window of Cystobacter fuscus DNA encoding:
- a CDS encoding FAD-dependent monooxygenase; translation: MLVSGASVSGLTIAYWLARYGFDITVVERAPHLRPGGQALDVRGPALTVAERMGILARLREHSTRLTGFSMVDANGKETHRSEERTLTGGRFESPDVEIMRDDLCRVLHEVVGNRVEYLFDDSVASLTQNTSGVDVTFERAASRRFELIVGADGLHSRVRKLAFGPEPRFLRRLGNSYIAVFGMPNFLGLERWEVMYQDEGTGVGAMVMALRKDANARAYVGFTAAEPIEYDYRDIVAQKRLMAERLSGGGWVLPRIVEHMMTAPDFHFDSISQIRMEGWSRGRIVLVGDAGYSVALASGQGTSVAMVGAYVLAGELAKHKDDLASGITSYESALRDYVIRNQDMAVKQHEQNAGLQAPTVGEPSDEEENGAADGLPDFGALTLPFELKDYEGLVRP
- a CDS encoding LysR family transcriptional regulator, whose translation is MELRHLRYFVTIAEEQSFRRAAGRLHVSQSPLSRQMKDLEDEMGVELFAPEGRGIKLTAAGKVFAERARSILGSVDTAIEEAKGIAEGRLGTVVIGFETGTTFVGALLSLVAALRRRTPRVGLQLVPMSSLEQWTALRQGTITFGYGAYAPSDDSLGHLEMSRDRLGVLLSSEHRLARLGKIRLRDLENERVLLQPRHLYPRLHADIIMAARAQGATLHVTAEVLDLEALLALVVIGDAITFLTEKFWEPASQASLMWRPVEDLHINLSEFVTWRVEDADTPVVRALLESAREVSPFPQGTADRTRSSKARPRRKCS